The window TCTCGCTTGCGGCCTCCTGGACGTTTGCCGCCTGGCTCTCGGTGTGCTGGCTGATCCCCTCCGCCCGGCGCGCGACGACCTCGCTGGCCTCGTGGATCTCGTCGAGGGGCTTCTCGACGTCCGCCTCGACGTCGTGGGCGAGCCGTTCGTGGCGCTCGATGGCCTCCTCGAGGTCCCGCGCGTACGATTCGACGTAGGTCTCGGTCGCGATCTGCATGTCGAGGTTGATGATCCGCAACAGCGAGAGCACGTCCTGCATCCCGTCGTCGATCGCTCCGCGGACGGTCTCCTCGAAGGTCTCCTCGAGCCCGTCGACCTCGGAGTCGTCGTCCGCGAGGCCGAGGGCACCGACGAGCCGCCCCAGCCCGCCGTCGGCCTCGTCCTCGCGTTCGGCGAGCCACTCCTCGATCGCGTCGACGACCTGCTGCTGGACGCGCTCGTTCACCCGGCGCATGATGAGATCGTAGTAGACGCCGTACTGCCCCACGTACTGCTTCAGGGGCATGTCCAGCAGTTCGTGGAGTTTGCCGATCCGGGCCCGGTTCTCGAAGTACGACAGGTCGTAGTCGCCGGTCGCGAGCGAGACGAGGTAGGCCCGCTGGGTCTGTTTGAGCTGTTCGACGCCCTTCGGCGAGCGCTCGATGATCTCCCGGGCCTGTTCGTACTCGAGCAGGTTCTCGTAGAACTCGTCGGCGATCTCGGTTTGGCTCTCGCGCAGCATCGGCTCGAGGTCGGCCAGTCGGCGCCCGTCGGCCTCGTCGAAGCCGATGAAGTCCTTGCGCCAGGCGATGTCTTCGGCGTCGAGTCCGATCCCGTCGACGAGCCGTTCGACCTCGAGGAACTCGTTCAGCCCACCCTGGCCGAACGTTTGCTCCGGATCCATGGCAGAACGTGTTCGGTTCGGAATTTAAATTTTGGTCGGTGATTCCAACAACGTGACAGTTCTCCCCAGGGCGGGCTGGAGCGGGCTGGCATCCCGTCTAACGACGTGAACACCCTTATGGGCGTACGTACCCGAGTGAGCGTATGAACGTCGTGCCGGACACGAGCGTGGTCATCGACGGCCGCGTCTCGTCGACGATCGAAGACGGGCAGTTCGAGGGAGCGACGATCTCGGTTCCCGAAGCCGTCGTCGCGGAACTCGAGGCGCAGGCCAACGACGGCATCGAGACCGGCTGGGACGGCCTCGAGGAACTCCAGCGGCTCGCCGAGTTGGCCGACGAGGGCGAGATCGAACTCGAGTACGTCGGCGAACGACCCAGCGCCATCGAGCGCGGCCACGCCTCTGAGGGCGAGATCGACGCGATCATCCGCGATCTGGCGGAGGACCTGGACGCGACCTTCCTCACGAGCGATGTCGTCCAGGCGGAGGTCGCCGAGGCGAAGGGACTCGACGTCGAACATATCTCCCCCGAGACCCGCGAGGTCGAGGTCGGCACGCTCACCGTCGAGAACTACTTCGACGACTCGACGATGAGCGTTCACCTCAAGACCGGTGCCGTGCCAATGGCCAAGCGAGGCGAACTCGGCGACATGCACTACCAGGAGATCGCCGAGGATCCCCTCGACGAGGGAACGATGGACGAGTACGCCCGCGAGGTCGTCGACGCGGCAAAGGAGTCGCCGGACGGCTTCCTCGAGCTTTCCGAGCCGGGCATGAAGATCGTCCAGTTCCGGGACTACCGGATCGCGATCGGCCGTCCCCCGTTCTCGGACGGCATCGAGATCACGGCGGTCCGCCCGATCGCCCAGACCGATATCGAGGACTACGAGAACGCCGACGAACTGAAAGAGCGGTTGCTCGAGCGTCAGCGCGGCGTCCTCATCTCGGGTGCGCCCGGGGCCGGGAAGTCGACCTTCGCGCAGGCGGTCGCCCGGTTCATCTCGGACCACGATTACGCGGTCAAGACGATGGAGAAGCCCCGGGACCTGCAGGTCGGCCCCGACATCACCCAGTACACGGAACTCGGTGGGCAGATGGCAAAGACCGCCGACGCCCTGCTGATGGTTCGTCCCGACTACACCATCTACGACGAGGTCCGCAAGACCGACGACTTCGAGGTCTTCGCCGACATGCGCCTGGCCGGCGTCGGGATGATCGGCGTCGTCCACGCGACCCGACCGATCGACGCCCTCCAGCGACTCGTCGGCCGCGTCGAACTCGGGATGATCCCGCAGGTCGTCGACACCGTCGTCTACATCGAGGCCGGCGAGGTCGAGACCGTCTACGACGTGCGGACGGAGGTCAAGGTCCCCGCGGGCCTCACCGAGGAGGACCTCGCCCGCCCGGTCATCCAGGTCACCAACTTCGAGACGGGTGAACCCGAGTACGAGATCTACACGTTCAACCGCCAGGTCGTCACCGTCCCGCTCAAAGACGAGGAGGGCGGCCCCGGCAGCGAGTCCGGCGTCGATCGCATCGCCAAACAGGAGATCGAACGCGAGATCCGTTCGATCGCCCGGGGCTACGTCGACGTCGAACTCCGGAGCCAGGACAAGGCGGTCGTCTACGTCGAGGAGGACGACATCTCGAGCGTCATCGGCAAGGGCGGCGGCCGCATCACGGACGTCGAGAACCGCCTGGGGATCGACATCGACGTTCGGACTCACGACGAGAACCCGAACTACGGCGCGGGCGCTGGCTCCGGCGGTGCCGGCGCGAGCGGTGACGGCGGCAGCGGGGGTCAGGCCGGACAGATGGTTACGCCCGAAGTGACCTCCAGGCACATCGTCATCCCCGTCGACGGCAACCACGGCGAGACCGTCGAAGTCCAGGCCGGCGGCGACTACCTCTTCACCGCGACGGTGAGCCGCGGCGGGGAGATCCAGGTGTCCCGCGGGAGCGCGATCGCCGAGGAACTCGAGGGGGCGATCGATCGGAAGGATCCGATTACGGTCGTGCCGTCCTCGTAGTCGTCCTGAGTACAGCCGTTTTTTGGTGCAGATTTTTGCGCGAGCGGTGCGCCAGCGGCGCACCCGAGCGGAAAAAGGTGCGCGCGTGAGATCCAGGTGTCCCGCGGGAGCGCGATCGCCGAGGAACTCGAGGGGGCGATCGATCGGAAGGATCCGATTACGGTCGTGCCGTCCTCGTAGTCGGCTTTTTGGCGTAGCTTTTTGAAGGAGTGATGAGCGAGCACCGCGAGCGAACCCGACGAGAAAAGGATACGTGTGCGAGATCCAGGTCTCGTGCGGGAGCGCGATCGCCGCCGCTATCGGTCGATTACGTTCGGTCGCCGAAAAAATCGATCGCGGGTCGATTTCGCGGTTTTGCGGTTTCGCGACGGCCGGCGCCGAACCGGCCGTCGGATCGGCGTTGTCGGGTCGTTAGCTCGGTGCGGCCGTCGGCGTGACGGCGCTCTCGAGGACCGAGCGACTGCGGAGCAGGACCACACCGAAGCCGACCTTCGCCGAGAGGTCGAGCACCATGAACGCGGCAGTCTCCCAGTACAGCGGGAGGATGCCGAACGTCCCTTCGGTGCCGAGGATCCAGACGACCGGGTACAGAAGCCACAGCACGATGACCAGGTTACGAAGGGTGCCGAACAGTGACGCGACCTCGGCCGACTTGCTTCGGGCCTTCTCGGAGAGGGTCCCCACGAGGACGTACAGCAGGACCAGCAGGGCGCCGGTGCTGATGCCCCACCACGCGATGCGGGTCGCGGGCGTCGAGGCGAACGTCGCGATCGCGCCGGTGCCGATCATGAAGACGTCGAGTCCGATCAGCGTCGCGATCGTATTACGGTTCGCCCCGGCCAGCAGCGACAGGTCGAGCAACAGGAGCGGCGTCGTGAACAGCCAGTCGGTATATCGCGCCCAGTAGATCGTGAGCGCCTCGTCGCCGACCATGACGTCGGTGACGCCGAAGCCCGTCGCCATCGCGAAGTAATTCACCGCCGCGATGGACGTGATGAAGATCGTGATGATGTAGAACTCCTGCATCTTCGCGTCGCGAACGCCGCGTCCGCGGCCGACGAAGTACAGGGTGCCGAGTGTCATTCCTATCGTCCCGATCCACAGCCACAGGGATTCTGGACCGACTGCTGTGGTCATACACAAATGTATGAACGATTGTTATATACTGGTTATGCCTAACGAGATACCCCTCCCCCTCCGAGCGACTGAACGTCCGGATAGTTGACCATGGGTACAAAACCGTAGCGTATATCCAGTGTCCTCGTTTCCCAATACATAGCCCGACGCGACTCCTTCCAGAACAGATGACCCCAACCGATCCGAACGATCCGATCGCGGACGCACTGCTCGGCGAATCGACGTACGAACGGCTCCGAGTGGAGCGATACGCGCTGATCAAACGACGGATTCCGGAAAAACTCGTCTACCAGAGCGCCCTCCTGTTCGCGCTCGCGCTCGTCGTTCCGATCGTCGCTACCTATCCATCCTCGGTCCAGGCCGGCTTCCCGGGCGGCGATCCACTGTGGTCGTCGCCGCTTGTCCTCTGGGTCGGCGTCTACGCCGGCGGCATCGAGTTGGCAACTGCAACGTGTCTCGTTGCGGTGGCTCTCGTTCGTCGCCGATGGGAATCCCGGCTCTCGGAGTCGCAGGTGCAGCGAGCGGTGACGGCGGCAGCGGGGGTCAGGCCGGACAGATGGTTACGCCCGAAGTGACCTCCAGGCACATCGTCATCCCCGTCGACGGCAACCACGGCGAGACCGTCGAAGTCCAGGCCGGCGGCGACTACCTCTTCACCGCGACGGTGAGCCGCGGCGGGGAGATCCAGGTGTCCCGCGGGAGCGCGATCGCCGAGGAACTCGAGGGGGCGATCGATCGGAAGGATCCGATTACGGTCGTGCCGTCGTCCTGAGTACAGCCGTTTTTTGGTGCAGATTTTTGCGCGAGCGGTGCGCCAGCGGCGCACCCGAGCGGAAAAAGGTGCGCGCGTGAGATCCAGGTGTCCCGCGGGAGCGCGATCGCCGAGGAACTCGAGGGGGCGATCGATCGGAAGGATCCGATTACGGTCGTGCCGTCCTCGTAGTCGGCTTTTTGGCGTAGCTTTTTGAAGGAGTGATGAGCGAGCACCGCGAGCGAACCCGACGAGAAAAGGATACGTGTGCGAGATCCAGGTCTCGTGCGGGAGCGCGATCGCCGCCGCTATCGGTCGATTACGTTCGGTCGCCGAAAAAATCGATCGCGGGTCGATTTCGCGGTTTTGCGGTTTCGCGACGGCCGGCGCCGAACCGGCCGTCGGATCGGCGTTGTCGGGTCGTTAGCTCGGTGCGGCCGTCGGCGTGACGGCGCTCTCGAGGACCGAGCGACTGCGGAGCAGGACCACACCGAAGCCGACCTTCGCCGAGAGGTCGAGCACCATGAACGCGGCAGTCTCCCAGTACAGCGGGAGGATGCCGAACGTCCCTTCGGTGCCGAGGATCCAGACGACCGGGTACAGAAGCCACAGCACGATGACCAGGTTACGAAGGGTGCCGAACAGTGACGCGACCTCGGCCGACTTGCTTCGGGCCTTCTCGGAGAGGGTCCCCACGAGGACGTACAGCAGGACCAGCAGGGCGCCGGTGCTGATGCCCCACCACGCGATGCGGGTCGCGGGCGTCGAGGCGAACGTCGCGATCGCGCCGGTGCCGATCATGAAGACGTCGAGTCCGATCAGCGTCGCGATCGTATTACGGTTCGCCCCGGCCAGCAGCGACAGGTCGAGCAACAGGAGCGGCGTCGTGAACAGCCAGTCGGTATATCGCGCCCAGTAGATCGTGAGCGCCTCGTCGCCGACCATGACGTCGGTGACGCCGAAGCCCGTCGCCATCGCGAAGTAATTCACCGCCGCGATGGACGTGATGAAGATCGTGATGATGTAGAACTCCTGCATCTTCGCGTCGCGAACGCCGCGTCCGCGGCCGACGAAGTACAGGGTGCCGAGTGTCATTCCTATCGTCCCGATCCACAGCCACAGGGATTCTGGACCGACTGCTGTGGTCATACACAAATGTATGAACGATTGTTATATACTGGTTATGCCTAACGAGATACCCCTCCCCCTCCGAGCGACTGAACGTCCGGATAGTTGACCATGGGTACAAAACCGTAGCGTATATCCAGTGTCCTCGTTTCCCAATACATAGCCCGACGCGACTCCTTCCAGAACAGATGACCCCAACCGATCCGAACGATCCGATCGCGGACGCACTGCTCGGCGAATCGACGTACGAACGGCTCCGAGTGGAGCGATACGCGCTGATCAAACGACGGATTCCGGAAAAACTCGTCTACCAGAGCGCCCTCCTGTTCGCGCTCGCGCTCGTCGTTCCGATCGTCGCTACCTATCCATCCTCGGTCCAGGCCGGCTTCCCGGGCGGCGATCCACTGTGGTCGTCGCCGCTTGTCCTCTGGGTCGGCGTCTACGCCGGCGGCATCGAGTTGGCAACTGCAACGTGTCTCGTTGCGGTGGCTCTCGTTCGTCGCCGATGGGAATCCCGGCTCTCGGAGTCGCAGGTGCACGCGTTACTGAACGTCGAGGACGTCGCGTCGATGTTCGGATTGGCGACCGGCGGCTTCGCGATCCTGATCACTGTCGGGTTCTTCTTGCTCGGTCACGCCGGTCCCGAGACGTTCTCCTCCGTCGTCGAAGCCGCCCCGCGAAACCCCTACGGAGCGACCGGTCTCTCCGTCCCCGTGATCGCAGTCGGCACCGCGGCGGCGATCAGTTCCTCCGTCGTGTACTCGATCGGCCGGTACCTCTCTCGCGAGTGAACGCGGCCGAGTGACTGACTCGAGTCAGGCCTCGTCCCGTCGCTCCTGGAACCGACGAGCGACCAGCACGAAGGGACCCGCGAGGGCCAGGAACAGCTGCCAGCCGCTCTCTGCGACTGGGAACAGCCGCTCGACCGGTTCGTCGGGTTCCTCGACCGTTTCCGAGGGTTCGACCGGGTTGGCGACGTGTGTATCCGCGGTCGTCCCCGTCGCACCCACGTCCGTCATCTCGCCGCCGTCGGCGCCGACGTCGACGTCGACGAACGTCTGGACGATCCCGTCGGTCGTCGAGAGGGCGAGTTCCCCCTCGAGACGCAGGAATCGGTCGTAGACGGGGTAGAAGGCGTTGATCCCCTCGAGGTGGGCGTAATCCAGCAGCACGTGTGCGAAGACGTGGACGAACAGGGCGACCCACGCCACCGTCACGCCCCACTGCCCCCATCGTCCGCGGAGCCACGAGCGGTCGGTCTCCCGGAGACGGGTGTCCCAGTACAGCCACAGGCCGGCCAGCAGTGGGATCGTCAGATTGTGCAACAGGGCGCGGTGGGCGCCATCCAGCCACAGGCCGGCGGCCGAGTCGATCTCGGGGAGGGCGACCAGAGCGAGGAGGACGGCAATGGCCCGTCGATCGAGCGTTCCCCGCAGCAGTCCCGCTGCGAGCAGAAGGGTGAAGCCGGCGTGGACGGTCGTCGACGGCATCAGCGATCACCTGCCGCCCCCGCGACGTGGAAGCGAACAGCGACGGCAGCCACCGCAGCCCCGACCACGGTCAGTTGCCAGCCTGACTCGACGATCGTGAGTCGCCGTTCGACGCCCCGCTCGAGTCCGGTTCCGGGAGTCGGGTTCACCCAGGTCTCGACGTGGTGGGTGGCGGTCGTGCCGGGCGAGGACAGCCACAGGAGACCCTCGCCGCGTTCGACGAACGTCAGGATCACGCCCTCGTGGGTCGACAGGAGGAGTCGGCCGACGACCGCGTAGAACCGGTCGTGGAGTGGATAGAGCAGGTTCACGCCGCCTGGCCCGAACAGATCGAGACCGATTCCGGCGACTGCGTAGGCCGCGAGCGCGACCC of the Halobiforma lacisalsi AJ5 genome contains:
- a CDS encoding PINc/VapC family ATPase; protein product: MNVVPDTSVVIDGRVSSTIEDGQFEGATISVPEAVVAELEAQANDGIETGWDGLEELQRLAELADEGEIELEYVGERPSAIERGHASEGEIDAIIRDLAEDLDATFLTSDVVQAEVAEAKGLDVEHISPETREVEVGTLTVENYFDDSTMSVHLKTGAVPMAKRGELGDMHYQEIAEDPLDEGTMDEYAREVVDAAKESPDGFLELSEPGMKIVQFRDYRIAIGRPPFSDGIEITAVRPIAQTDIEDYENADELKERLLERQRGVLISGAPGAGKSTFAQAVARFISDHDYAVKTMEKPRDLQVGPDITQYTELGGQMAKTADALLMVRPDYTIYDEVRKTDDFEVFADMRLAGVGMIGVVHATRPIDALQRLVGRVELGMIPQVVDTVVYIEAGEVETVYDVRTEVKVPAGLTEEDLARPVIQVTNFETGEPEYEIYTFNRQVVTVPLKDEEGGPGSESGVDRIAKQEIEREIRSIARGYVDVELRSQDKAVVYVEEDDISSVIGKGGGRITDVENRLGIDIDVRTHDENPNYGAGAGSGGAGASGDGGSGGQAGQMVTPEVTSRHIVIPVDGNHGETVEVQAGGDYLFTATVSRGGEIQVSRGSAIAEELEGAIDRKDPITVVPSS
- a CDS encoding metal-dependent hydrolase, producing the protein MAPTTVNVAVGALFALALLGSAFDRRSVLVVAVAAAVPDLDAVLGLAVPGATNAAFHTLLLPGAAFVALYWDTRYRDPDRSWLRRQWGWDGIRVAWVALAAYAVAGIGLDLFGPGGVNLLYPLHDRFYAVVGRLLLSTHEGVILTFVERGEGLLWLSSPGTTATHHVETWVNPTPGTGLERGVERRLTIVESGWQLTVVGAAVAAVAVRFHVAGAAGDR
- a CDS encoding metal-dependent hydrolase — protein: MPSTTVHAGFTLLLAAGLLRGTLDRRAIAVLLALVALPEIDSAAGLWLDGAHRALLHNLTIPLLAGLWLYWDTRLRETDRSWLRGRWGQWGVTVAWVALFVHVFAHVLLDYAHLEGINAFYPVYDRFLRLEGELALSTTDGIVQTFVDVDVGADGGEMTDVGATGTTADTHVANPVEPSETVEEPDEPVERLFPVAESGWQLFLALAGPFVLVARRFQERRDEA
- a CDS encoding bacteriorhodopsin, whose protein sequence is MTTAVGPESLWLWIGTIGMTLGTLYFVGRGRGVRDAKMQEFYIITIFITSIAAVNYFAMATGFGVTDVMVGDEALTIYWARYTDWLFTTPLLLLDLSLLAGANRNTIATLIGLDVFMIGTGAIATFASTPATRIAWWGISTGALLVLLYVLVGTLSEKARSKSAEVASLFGTLRNLVIVLWLLYPVVWILGTEGTFGILPLYWETAAFMVLDLSAKVGFGVVLLRSRSVLESAVTPTAAPS
- a CDS encoding globin-coupled sensor protein translates to MDPEQTFGQGGLNEFLEVERLVDGIGLDAEDIAWRKDFIGFDEADGRRLADLEPMLRESQTEIADEFYENLLEYEQAREIIERSPKGVEQLKQTQRAYLVSLATGDYDLSYFENRARIGKLHELLDMPLKQYVGQYGVYYDLIMRRVNERVQQQVVDAIEEWLAEREDEADGGLGRLVGALGLADDDSEVDGLEETFEETVRGAIDDGMQDVLSLLRIINLDMQIATETYVESYARDLEEAIERHERLAHDVEADVEKPLDEIHEASEVVARRAEGISQHTESQAANVQEAASEIDEVSAAAQEVASVAAETREESERTERLAAEGADAADEALAELEAIEAATDRVASAAADLESRTEEIDEAIERLDALAQRTTILASNAKIESTRSEGDDDALAIIADEVRSFAEQTKADVDAIETALEGVAAATEDAVETADETSERVDRGGDCIRETAASLEEIHESARSTAAGMDDVAAAADQQARSVEATAESVDALSRTAEQVADAAESVAAASQEQTASLQEVSEAVSRLTDVDTVDREPVYERVAEGQGEDGAGTGAGTERRA